Proteins encoded by one window of Gordonia jinghuaiqii:
- the dusB gene encoding tRNA dihydrouridine synthase DusB — protein MSTTLTPTPAPSISEGAGSALRIGSIELASPVVLAPMAGVTNVAFRTLCRELELARTGTVSGLYVCEMVTARALVERHPVTMHMTTFGPDENPRSMQLYTVDPEYTYQAAKMIVDENLADHIDMNFGCPVPKVTRKGGGSAIPYKRTLFRKIVAAAVRATEGTDIPVTVKFRIGIDDEHRTHLDAGRIAAEEGAAAVALHARTASQRYSGEADWDEIARLKEHVTSVPVLGNGDIFEPADAVAMMRRTGCDGVVVGRGCLGRPWLFAELAAELGGFQAPAPPNLGEVAEIMVRHCQLLVDHHGEMKGCREIRKHVAWYLRGFPAGSEIRRRMALVGSVDELRELLAELPADAPFPTDGHGPRGRQGSPAKVALPDGWLDDPDEDVVPAGAEIMHSGG, from the coding sequence CTGAGCACCACCCTGACGCCGACTCCGGCGCCTTCGATCTCCGAAGGCGCCGGATCTGCGTTGCGCATCGGTTCCATCGAACTGGCCAGCCCGGTCGTCCTCGCCCCGATGGCCGGGGTCACGAACGTGGCGTTCCGGACGCTGTGCCGTGAACTCGAACTCGCCCGCACCGGCACGGTCTCCGGACTGTACGTATGTGAGATGGTGACCGCCCGCGCGCTCGTCGAGCGCCATCCGGTCACGATGCACATGACGACCTTCGGTCCCGACGAGAACCCCCGGTCGATGCAGCTCTACACCGTCGACCCGGAGTACACCTACCAGGCCGCGAAGATGATCGTCGACGAGAACCTCGCCGACCACATCGACATGAACTTCGGGTGCCCCGTACCCAAGGTGACCCGCAAGGGCGGCGGCTCGGCGATCCCCTACAAGCGGACACTGTTCCGCAAGATCGTCGCGGCAGCGGTGCGCGCCACCGAGGGCACCGACATCCCGGTGACCGTGAAGTTCCGGATCGGGATCGACGACGAGCACCGGACCCACCTCGACGCAGGTCGGATCGCCGCCGAGGAGGGTGCCGCCGCGGTGGCTCTCCACGCGCGCACCGCGTCGCAGCGCTACTCCGGCGAGGCCGACTGGGACGAGATCGCCCGGCTCAAGGAGCACGTGACCTCGGTGCCGGTCCTCGGCAACGGCGACATCTTCGAGCCTGCCGACGCCGTCGCGATGATGCGCCGGACCGGATGTGACGGTGTGGTCGTCGGCCGTGGCTGCCTCGGCCGGCCGTGGCTGTTCGCCGAGCTGGCCGCCGAACTCGGCGGTTTTCAGGCGCCCGCTCCCCCGAATCTCGGCGAGGTCGCCGAGATCATGGTGCGGCACTGTCAGCTCCTCGTCGACCATCACGGCGAGATGAAGGGCTGCCGCGAGATCCGCAAGCACGTCGCGTGGTACCTGCGCGGATTCCCGGCCGGCTCGGAGATCCGGCGTCGGATGGCGCTCGTCGGCAGCGTCGACGAACTGCGCGAACTGCTCGCCGAACTCCCCGCCGACGCCCCGTTCCCGACCGACGGTCACGGCCCGCGCGGACGTCAGGGTTCGCCTGCCAAGGTCGCGCTCCCCGACGGCTGGCTCGACGATCCCGACGAGGACGTCGTCCCCGCGGGCGCCGAGATCATGCACTCCGGCGGTTGA